From Nicotiana tabacum cultivar K326 chromosome 20, ASM71507v2, whole genome shotgun sequence, one genomic window encodes:
- the LOC107797788 gene encoding axial regulator YABBY 4-like isoform X2: MSALNHLFELQDTICYVQCGYCTTILLVSVPCSSLCNKIVTVRCGHCTSILSVNLMKTSLVPLHLFASLNQSEQKLEVDKEDIDANKKSVDSEISFVASSDEEDQIENVVPVYQVVNKPPEKRQRAPSAYNCFIKEEIKRLKTIYPNMTHKQAFSTAAKNWAHFPPSQHRGDRESCSLGDRKMPKISAARNSQVPRDCNGFFERKDSNMTPSNE, encoded by the exons atgTCAGCATTGAATCATCTGTTTGAACTCCAAGACACAATCTGTTACGTGCAATGTGGCTACTGCACTACAATATTACTT GTTAGTGTCCCATGCAGCAGCTTATGCAACAAGATAGTAACAGTGAGATGTGGCCATTGCACTAGCATCCTTTCTGTTAACTTGATGAAAACTTCTCTTGTTCCTCTTCATCTCTTTGCTTCCCTTAACCAATCCGAG CAAAAGCTAGAAGTTGACAAGGAGGACATTGATGCTAATAAGAAGAGTGTAGACTCAGAAATCTCATTTGTGGCCTCATCAGATGAAGAAGATCAAATAGAGAATGTTGTTCCAGTTTATCAAGTCGTCAACAAAC CTCCAGAGAAAAGACAACGAGCCCCATCAGCTTATAATTGCTTTATCAA AGAAGAGATCAAGAGGCTAAAGACCATATACCCCAACATGACTCACAAGCAAGCCTTCAGTACCGCAGCAAaaaat TGGGCCCACTTTCCACCAAGTCAACATAGAGGAGATAGAGAAAGCTGTAGCCTAGGAGACAGAAAGATGCCAAAG atttcTGCTGCAAGAAACTCTCAGGTTCCAAGAGATTGCAATGGTTTCTTTGAAAGAAAGGATTCAAACATGACTCCCTCTAATGAATGA
- the LOC107797787 gene encoding uncharacterized protein LOC107797787 isoform X2, with translation MVKCANFSVQNLIERCLLLGMDKDQCVKALATHATIPPLVTLTVWRELLKENKDFFQVYFNNISSRPFLSRHYQREPRFARRKQWK, from the exons ATGGTCAAATGTGCAAATTTCTCC GTTCAAAATCTGATAGAGAGGTGTTTGCTTCTTGGCATGGATAAAGATCAATGCGTTAAGGCGCTCGCTACACATGCTACAATCCCTCCACTCGTAACATTAACAG TTTGGAGAGAGCTTCTGAAGGAGAACAAGGACTTCTTCCAAGTTTACTTCAACAATATATCTTCACGACCCTTCTTAA GCAGGCATTATCAAAGAGAACCAAGATTTGCAAGAAggaaacaatggaaatga
- the LOC107797787 gene encoding uncharacterized protein LOC107797787 isoform X1, with protein sequence MRLISCLDFLCYFGPSLRYLLDNKDTLYVSYSKCLSLYLSPLHFFPFNLFAFSSSYSFLSPIFLFILTHFVCQFPSKDKLRKMHQNQEYPSPCLCCHPHSYIRMVQNLIERCLLLGMDKDQCVKALATHATIPPLVTLTVWRELLKENKDFFQVYFNNISSRPFLSRHYQREPRFARRKQWK encoded by the exons ATGAGATTGATCTCTTGTTTGGATTTCTTGTGCTATTTTGGCCCTTCACTTAGATACCTCTTGGATAACAAAGACACACTCTACGTCTCTTACTCTAAATGTCTCTCCCTATACCTTTCTCCTTTGCACTTTTTCCCATTTAATTTGTTTGCATTCTCATCCTCTTATTCTTTTCTCTCTCCTATATTCCTCTTCATCTTGACTCATTTTGTTTGTCAATTTCCTTCAAAAGATAAACTACGAAAAATGCATCAAAACCAGGAGTATCCTTCTCCCTGTCTGTGTTGCCACCCTCATAGTTATATTAGAATG GTTCAAAATCTGATAGAGAGGTGTTTGCTTCTTGGCATGGATAAAGATCAATGCGTTAAGGCGCTCGCTACACATGCTACAATCCCTCCACTCGTAACATTAACAG TTTGGAGAGAGCTTCTGAAGGAGAACAAGGACTTCTTCCAAGTTTACTTCAACAATATATCTTCACGACCCTTCTTAA GCAGGCATTATCAAAGAGAACCAAGATTTGCAAGAAggaaacaatggaaatga
- the LOC107797788 gene encoding axial regulator YABBY 4-like isoform X1 — protein sequence MSALNHLFELQDTICYVQCGYCTTILLVSVPCSSLCNKIVTVRCGHCTSILSVNLMKTSLVPLHLFASLNQSEQQKLEVDKEDIDANKKSVDSEISFVASSDEEDQIENVVPVYQVVNKPPEKRQRAPSAYNCFIKEEIKRLKTIYPNMTHKQAFSTAAKNWAHFPPSQHRGDRESCSLGDRKMPKISAARNSQVPRDCNGFFERKDSNMTPSNE from the exons atgTCAGCATTGAATCATCTGTTTGAACTCCAAGACACAATCTGTTACGTGCAATGTGGCTACTGCACTACAATATTACTT GTTAGTGTCCCATGCAGCAGCTTATGCAACAAGATAGTAACAGTGAGATGTGGCCATTGCACTAGCATCCTTTCTGTTAACTTGATGAAAACTTCTCTTGTTCCTCTTCATCTCTTTGCTTCCCTTAACCAATCCGAG CAGCAAAAGCTAGAAGTTGACAAGGAGGACATTGATGCTAATAAGAAGAGTGTAGACTCAGAAATCTCATTTGTGGCCTCATCAGATGAAGAAGATCAAATAGAGAATGTTGTTCCAGTTTATCAAGTCGTCAACAAAC CTCCAGAGAAAAGACAACGAGCCCCATCAGCTTATAATTGCTTTATCAA AGAAGAGATCAAGAGGCTAAAGACCATATACCCCAACATGACTCACAAGCAAGCCTTCAGTACCGCAGCAAaaaat TGGGCCCACTTTCCACCAAGTCAACATAGAGGAGATAGAGAAAGCTGTAGCCTAGGAGACAGAAAGATGCCAAAG atttcTGCTGCAAGAAACTCTCAGGTTCCAAGAGATTGCAATGGTTTCTTTGAAAGAAAGGATTCAAACATGACTCCCTCTAATGAATGA